The Methanosphaera cuniculi genome includes a window with the following:
- the thiD gene encoding bifunctional hydroxymethylpyrimidine kinase/phosphomethylpyrimidine kinase, which translates to MYIENKFKEEKPCSMTIAGLDPSAGAGLLADLKTFQAHDIYATCVCSTLTAQNPFEVKNVEKVDPSFIADEIDMIMDAYPIKYIKTGVLYANDIIKIVNKKVVEYDLSVIVDPVMISESGCDLSGDNFADNLKENLLKNAYLTTPNIHEAEKLTNMKIQTEDDMINSALKLNKYCNCVITGGHLYGNDILCVDGEITKIKGNMIKSDNTHGTGCNYSAAITSNLIHEKSLKQSCHNANKYIQKAIMNGFYNTPYQF; encoded by the coding sequence AAAACCATGCTCAATGACAATAGCAGGACTAGATCCATCAGCAGGAGCAGGACTACTTGCTGATCTTAAAACATTTCAAGCACATGATATCTATGCAACATGTGTATGTTCTACTCTAACTGCACAAAATCCATTTGAAGTAAAAAATGTAGAAAAAGTAGATCCTAGTTTTATAGCAGATGAAATTGATATGATAATGGATGCATATCCAATTAAATATATTAAAACTGGCGTATTATATGCAAATGATATTATAAAAATAGTAAATAAAAAGGTAGTAGAATATGATTTATCTGTAATTGTTGATCCTGTAATGATATCAGAAAGTGGATGTGATTTATCAGGTGATAATTTTGCTGATAATTTAAAAGAAAATCTTCTTAAAAATGCTTATCTTACAACACCAAATATACATGAAGCTGAAAAATTAACAAATATGAAAATACAAACAGAAGATGATATGATAAATTCTGCATTAAAACTAAATAAATATTGTAACTGTGTAATTACAGGAGGTCATCTTTATGGAAATGATATATTATGTGTTGATGGTGAAATAACAAAAATTAAAGGTAACATGATAAAATCAGATAATACTCATGGAACAGGATGTAACTATTCAGCAGCAATAACATCAAATCTTATACATGAAAAAAGTTTAAAACAATCATGTCATAATGCTAATAAATATATTCAAAAAGCAATAATGAATGGATTTTATAATACACCATATCAGTTCTAA